In one window of Erythrolamprus reginae isolate rEryReg1 chromosome 1, rEryReg1.hap1, whole genome shotgun sequence DNA:
- the LOC139160216 gene encoding uncharacterized protein C11orf96 homolog, whose product MAAAAKPAELMGICSSYQAVMPHFLCMAEEFPQPIRPAKLAKGKLRRPRQSRFKMQPVTFDEIQEVEEEGVSPMEEEKAKKSFLQSLECLRRSTQNLSLQKEKEKLSNCSHLRNSLDSSDSDSAL is encoded by the coding sequence ATGGCAGCCGCCGCCAAGCCCGCCGAATTAATGGGCATCTGCTCGAGCTACCAGGCAGTGATGCCGCACTTCTTGTGCATGGCCGAGGAATTCCCTCAGCCCATCCGGCCCGCCAAGCTGGCCAAGGGCAAGTTGCGCAGACCCCGCCAGTCCCGCTTCAAAATGCAGCCGGTTACCTTCGACGAGATccaagaagtggaggaggaaggcGTCTCCCccatggaggaggagaaagccaaaAAGTCATTCCTGCAGTCCCTCGAGTGCCTCCGCCGCAGCACCCAGAACCTCAGCTtacaaaaggagaaggagaagctgaGCAACTGCAGCCACCTGAGGAACAGCCTGGACTCGTCCGACTCCGACTCGGCCCTctga
- the ARL4C gene encoding ADP-ribosylation factor-like protein 4C produces the protein MGNISSNISAFQSLHIVMLGLDSAGKTTVLYRLKFNEFVNTVPTIGFNTEKIKLSNGTAKGISCHFWDVGGQEKLRPLWKSYSRCTDGIIYVVDSVDVDRLEEAKTELHKVTKFAENQGTPLLVIANKQDLPKSLPVAEIEKQLALHELTPSTTYHIQPACAIIGEGLTEGMDKLYEMILKRRKSLKQKRKR, from the coding sequence ATGGGAAACATTTCATCCAATATCTCTGCCTTTCAATCTCTGCACATTGTCATGCTGGGTCTGGATTCTGCTGGCAAAACCACGGTACTCTACAGGCTTAAATTCAACGAATTTGTCAACACGGTGCCTACCATTGGTTTCAACACTGAAAAAATCAAGCTAAGCAATGGAACTGCAAAGGGCATCAGCTGCCATTTTTGGGATGTAGGTGGGCAAGAGAAATTGAGGCCCCTGTGGAAATCTTATAGTCGTTGCACTGATGGTATCATTTATGTGGTGGACTCTGTTGATGTGGACAGGCTAGAAGAAGCCAAAACAGAGCTGCACAAAGTCACCAAGTTTGCAGAGAATCAAGGCACTCCCTTATTAGTGATTGCCAACAAGCAAGATCTGCCAAAATCTTTGCCTGTGGCAGAAATAGAAAAACAGTTGGCTCTTCATGAGCTAACTCCATCCACCACTTATCATATACAACCAGCCTGTGCAATCATTGGTGAGGGTCTTACAGAAGGTATGGACAAGCTCTATGAGATGATTCTCAAGCGCAGAAAATCCTTAAAGCAGAAAAGGAAACGATAG